From Halichoerus grypus chromosome 6, mHalGry1.hap1.1, whole genome shotgun sequence, one genomic window encodes:
- the MOGAT3 gene encoding 2-acylglycerol O-acyltransferase 3, protein MESVQKQWPEVVSAYQYVLTFLFMGPFFSLLVLFLLFTSFWSISVLYLVWFFLDWDTPNQGGRRFEWTRNWAMWKHARDYYPIKLVKTAELPPDRNYVLGAHPHGIMCIGTFCNFSTEANNFSKQFPGIQVSSAVLASLFHFPVYRDYIMSFGICSVNRWSLDFVLSRRRLGQAVIIMVGGAQESLYAIPGKHSLILRNRKGFVRLALRHGASLVPVYSFGENDIFNFKFFATNSWQYMCQVAFKKIMGFVPCIFWGHGLFSANSWGLVPFARPITTVVGRPIPVPQRPDPTEEEVDHYHMLYMEALEQLFEDHKESCGVPASTHLTFI, encoded by the exons ATGGAATCCGTGCAGAAACAGTGGCCAGAAGTAGTGAGCGCCTACCAATACGTGCTCACTTTCCTCTTCATGG gccctttcttctcccttcttgtcctcttcctcctcttcacgTCATTCTGGTCCATCTCTGTTCTCTACTTGGTGTGGTTCTTCCTGGACTGGGACACGCCTAACCAAG GTGGAAGGCGCTTTGAGTGGACCAGGAACTGGGCCATGTGGAAACACGCCAGGGATTATTATCCTATCAAG CTGGTGAAAACAGCCGAGCTGCCCCCTGACCGGAACTATGTGCTGGGTGCCCACCCACATGGGATCATGTGCATCGGAACCTTCTGCAATTTCTCCACCGAGGCCAACAACTTCTCCAAGCAGTTCCCGGGGATTCAGGTCTCATCGGCAGTGctggcctccctcttccacttcccaGTCTATCGTGACTACATCATGTCCTTCG gaatatgtTCTGTGAACCGGTGGAGCTTGGACTTTGTTCTGTCACGGCGCCGGCTCGGGCAGGCTGTAATCATCATGGTTGGGGGTGCCCAGGAGTCCCTGTATGCCATCCCAGGAAAGCACAGCCTCATCCTCCGGAATCGCAAAGGCTTCGTGCGCCTGGCACTGAGGCACGG GGCCTCCCTAGTACCTGTGTACTCCTTTGGGGAGAATGATAtctttaattttaagttttttgccACAAACTCCTGGCAGTATATGTGCCAGGTCGCCTTCAAGAAAATCATGGGCTTTGTTCCTTGCATCTTCTGGGGCCACGGGCTCTTCTCGGCCAACTCCTGGGGCCTGGTGCCCTTCGCCAGGCCCATCACCACTGTGG TGGGCCGCCCCATCCCAGTGCCCCAGCGCCCGGACCCCACCGAGGAGGAAGTTGACCACTATCACATGCTCTATATGGAGGCTCTGGAGCAACTCTTCGAGGACCACAAGGAAAGCTGCGGTGTTCCAGCTTCTACTCACCTCACCTTTATCTAG
- the PLOD3 gene encoding multifunctional procollagen lysine hydroxylase and glycosyltransferase LH3 isoform X2: MAASGPGLRLLLGLLLLLQPPPAISASDRPRGSDPVNPEKLLVITVATAETEGYRRFLRSAEFFNYTVRTLGLGEEWRGGDVARTVGGGQKVRWLKKEMGKYADREDMVIMFVDSYDVILAGSPSELLKKFVQSGSRLLFSAEGFCWPEWGLAEQYPEVGTGKRFLNSGGFIGFAPTVHQVVRQWKYKDDDDDQLFYTRLYLDPGLREKLSLNLDHKSRIFQNLNGALDEVVLKFDRNRVRIRNVAYDTLPVVVHGNGPTKLQLNYLGNYVPNGWTPQGGCGFCGRDRRTLPGGQPPPRVLLAVFVEQPTPFLPRFLQRLFLLDYPPDRVTLFLHNNEVYHEPHIADSWPQLQDHFSAVKLVGPEEALTPGEARDMAMDTCRQDPECDFYFSLDADAVITNQQTLRILIEENRKVIAPMLSRHGKLWSNFWGALSPDEYYARSEDYVELVQRKRVGVWNVPYVAQAYMIRGETLRTELPQREVFSGSDTDPDMAFCKSLRDKGIFLHLSNQHEFGRLLATSRYDTDHLHPDLWQIFDNPLPCPDVYWFPLLSDQMCDELVEEMEHYGQWSGGRHEDSRLAGGYENVPTVDIHMKQVGYEDQWLQLLRTYVGPMTESLFPGYHTKTRAVMNFVVRYRPDEQPALRPHHDSSTFTLNVALNHKGLDYESGGKTWSYSKEKEQRGKGRKHMVEQRGNREASLDPISHSAVLPRGWGGSLRRARHRGLHLDSGESPPWPPPASSPWRFLIP, from the exons ATGGCCGCCTCCGGCCCGGGACTCCGGCTCCTGCTGgggctcctgctgctgctgcagccGCCGCCTGCGATCTCGGCCTCCGACCGTCCCCGGGGCAGCGACCCGGTCAACCCAG AAAAGCTGCTGGTGATCACGGTGGCCACAGCCGAGACGGAAGGATACCGGCGTTTCCTGCGGTCCGCGGAGTTCTTCAACTACACAGTGCgg ACCCTGGGCCTGGGAGAGGAGTGGCGAGGGGGTGATGTGGCCCGAACGGTTGGTGGAGGACAGAAGGTCAGGTGGCTGAAGAAGGAGATGGGGAAATACGCAGACCGGGAGGATATGGTCATCATGTTTGTGGACAG CTACGACGTGATTCTGGCTGGCAGCCCCTCGGAGCTGCTGAAGAAGTTCGTCCAGAGTGGCAGCCGCCTGCTCTTCTCTGCGGAGGGCTTCTGCTGGCCCGAGTGGGGCCTGGCAGAGCAGTACCCTGAGGTGGGCACGGGGAAGCGCTTCCTCAACTCTGGTG GATTCATTGGCTTTGCCCCCACCGTCCACCAAGTCGTCCGCCAGTGGAAGTACAAGGATGACGATGATGACCAGCTGTTCTATACGCGACTCTACCTGGACCCTGGGCTTAGG GAGAAACTCAGCCTCAATCTGGATCATAAATCCCGGATCTTTCAGAACCTCAATGGGGCTTTAG ATGAGGTGGTTTTAAAGTTTGATCGGAATCGTGTGCGCATCCGGAATGTGGCCTATGACACACTTCCCGTCGTGGTCCATGGGAACGGTCCCACTAAG CTCCAGCTGAATTACCTGGGAAACTATGTCCCTAATGGCTGGACTCCCCAGGGAGGCTGTGGGTTCTGCGGCCGGGACCGGAGGACACTCCCGGGGGGGCAG CCTCCCCCCCGGGTGCTTCTGGCTGTGTTTGTAGAACAACCTACCCCGTTCCTGCCCCGCTTCCTGCAGCGGCTGTTCCTCCTGGACTACCCCCCCGACAGGGTCACCCTCTTCCTGCATAACAAT GAGGTGTACCACGAGCCCCACATTGCAGACTCCTGGCCACAGCTCCAGGACCACTTCTCAGCTGTGAAGCTGGTGGGGCCAGAGGAGGCCCTGACGCCAGGCGAGGCCAGGGACATGGCCAT GGACACTTGTCGGCAGGACCCGGAGTGCGACTTCTACTTCAGCCTGGATGCTGACGCTGTCATCACCAACCAGCAGACCCTGCGCATCCTCATCGAAGAGAACAG GAAGGTGATAGCGCCCATGCTGTCCCGGCACGGGAAGCTGTGGTCCAACTTCTGGGGAGCCCTGAGCCCCGACGAGTACTATGCCCGCTCGGAGGACTACGTGGAGCTGGTGCAGCGGAAGCGAGT GGGCGTGTGGAATGTGCCCTATGTAGCCCAGGCGTACATGATCCGTGGTGAGACCCTGAGGACAGAGCTGCCCCAGAGGGAGGTGTTCTCGGGCAGCGACACTGACCCAGACATGGCCTTCTGTAAGAGCCTGCGGGACAAG GGCATCTTCCTCCACCTCAGCAATCAGCACGAATTTGGCCGCCTCCTGGCCACTTCCCGGTATGATACCGACCATCTGCACCCTGACCTCTGGCAGATCTTCGACAACCCCCTG CCGTGCCCAGATGTGTACTGGTTCCCGCTGCTGTCCGACCAGATGTGCGACGAGCTGGTAGAGGAAATGGAGCATTACGGCCAGTGGTCAGGAGGCCGGCACGAG GACTCGAGGCTGGCGGGAGGCTACGAGAACGTGCCCACCGTGGACATCCACATGAAGCAGGTGGGCTATGAGGACCAGTGGCTGCAGCTGCTGAGGACATATGTGGGACCCATGACAGAGAGCCTGTTCCCAGGCTACCACACCAAG ACCCGGGCAGTGATGAACTTCGTGGTCCGCTACCGGCCAGACGAGCAGCCTGCTCTGCGGCCCCATCACGACTCGTCCACCTTCACTCTCAACGTGGCCCTCAACCACAAGGGCCTGGATTATGAG agtGGAGGGAAGACCTGGAGCTactccaaagaaaaagaacagagaggaaaaggcagaaaGCACATGGTAGAGCAGCGTGGGAACCGAGAAGCTTCCCTGGATCCCATTTCTCACTCTGCTGTATTGCctaggggttggggggggagccTGAGAAGGGCCAGGCACCGAGGGCTTCACTTAGATTCAGGTGAAAGCCCACCctggcctcccccagcctcttctCCCTGGCGTTTTCTCATCCCTTGA
- the PLOD3 gene encoding multifunctional procollagen lysine hydroxylase and glycosyltransferase LH3 isoform X1, which translates to MAASGPGLRLLLGLLLLLQPPPAISASDRPRGSDPVNPEKLLVITVATAETEGYRRFLRSAEFFNYTVRTLGLGEEWRGGDVARTVGGGQKVRWLKKEMGKYADREDMVIMFVDSYDVILAGSPSELLKKFVQSGSRLLFSAEGFCWPEWGLAEQYPEVGTGKRFLNSGGFIGFAPTVHQVVRQWKYKDDDDDQLFYTRLYLDPGLREKLSLNLDHKSRIFQNLNGALDEVVLKFDRNRVRIRNVAYDTLPVVVHGNGPTKLQLNYLGNYVPNGWTPQGGCGFCGRDRRTLPGGQPPPRVLLAVFVEQPTPFLPRFLQRLFLLDYPPDRVTLFLHNNEVYHEPHIADSWPQLQDHFSAVKLVGPEEALTPGEARDMAMDTCRQDPECDFYFSLDADAVITNQQTLRILIEENRKVIAPMLSRHGKLWSNFWGALSPDEYYARSEDYVELVQRKRVGVWNVPYVAQAYMIRGETLRTELPQREVFSGSDTDPDMAFCKSLRDKGIFLHLSNQHEFGRLLATSRYDTDHLHPDLWQIFDNPLDWKEQYIHENYSRALEGEGLVEQPCPDVYWFPLLSDQMCDELVEEMEHYGQWSGGRHEDSRLAGGYENVPTVDIHMKQVGYEDQWLQLLRTYVGPMTESLFPGYHTKTRAVMNFVVRYRPDEQPALRPHHDSSTFTLNVALNHKGLDYESGGKTWSYSKEKEQRGKGRKHMVEQRGNREASLDPISHSAVLPRGWGGSLRRARHRGLHLDSGESPPWPPPASSPWRFLIP; encoded by the exons ATGGCCGCCTCCGGCCCGGGACTCCGGCTCCTGCTGgggctcctgctgctgctgcagccGCCGCCTGCGATCTCGGCCTCCGACCGTCCCCGGGGCAGCGACCCGGTCAACCCAG AAAAGCTGCTGGTGATCACGGTGGCCACAGCCGAGACGGAAGGATACCGGCGTTTCCTGCGGTCCGCGGAGTTCTTCAACTACACAGTGCgg ACCCTGGGCCTGGGAGAGGAGTGGCGAGGGGGTGATGTGGCCCGAACGGTTGGTGGAGGACAGAAGGTCAGGTGGCTGAAGAAGGAGATGGGGAAATACGCAGACCGGGAGGATATGGTCATCATGTTTGTGGACAG CTACGACGTGATTCTGGCTGGCAGCCCCTCGGAGCTGCTGAAGAAGTTCGTCCAGAGTGGCAGCCGCCTGCTCTTCTCTGCGGAGGGCTTCTGCTGGCCCGAGTGGGGCCTGGCAGAGCAGTACCCTGAGGTGGGCACGGGGAAGCGCTTCCTCAACTCTGGTG GATTCATTGGCTTTGCCCCCACCGTCCACCAAGTCGTCCGCCAGTGGAAGTACAAGGATGACGATGATGACCAGCTGTTCTATACGCGACTCTACCTGGACCCTGGGCTTAGG GAGAAACTCAGCCTCAATCTGGATCATAAATCCCGGATCTTTCAGAACCTCAATGGGGCTTTAG ATGAGGTGGTTTTAAAGTTTGATCGGAATCGTGTGCGCATCCGGAATGTGGCCTATGACACACTTCCCGTCGTGGTCCATGGGAACGGTCCCACTAAG CTCCAGCTGAATTACCTGGGAAACTATGTCCCTAATGGCTGGACTCCCCAGGGAGGCTGTGGGTTCTGCGGCCGGGACCGGAGGACACTCCCGGGGGGGCAG CCTCCCCCCCGGGTGCTTCTGGCTGTGTTTGTAGAACAACCTACCCCGTTCCTGCCCCGCTTCCTGCAGCGGCTGTTCCTCCTGGACTACCCCCCCGACAGGGTCACCCTCTTCCTGCATAACAAT GAGGTGTACCACGAGCCCCACATTGCAGACTCCTGGCCACAGCTCCAGGACCACTTCTCAGCTGTGAAGCTGGTGGGGCCAGAGGAGGCCCTGACGCCAGGCGAGGCCAGGGACATGGCCAT GGACACTTGTCGGCAGGACCCGGAGTGCGACTTCTACTTCAGCCTGGATGCTGACGCTGTCATCACCAACCAGCAGACCCTGCGCATCCTCATCGAAGAGAACAG GAAGGTGATAGCGCCCATGCTGTCCCGGCACGGGAAGCTGTGGTCCAACTTCTGGGGAGCCCTGAGCCCCGACGAGTACTATGCCCGCTCGGAGGACTACGTGGAGCTGGTGCAGCGGAAGCGAGT GGGCGTGTGGAATGTGCCCTATGTAGCCCAGGCGTACATGATCCGTGGTGAGACCCTGAGGACAGAGCTGCCCCAGAGGGAGGTGTTCTCGGGCAGCGACACTGACCCAGACATGGCCTTCTGTAAGAGCCTGCGGGACAAG GGCATCTTCCTCCACCTCAGCAATCAGCACGAATTTGGCCGCCTCCTGGCCACTTCCCGGTATGATACCGACCATCTGCACCCTGACCTCTGGCAGATCTTCGACAACCCCCTG gACTGGAAGGAGCAGTACATTCATGAGAACTACAGCCGGGCCCTTGAAGGGGAGGGGCTTGTGGAGCAG CCGTGCCCAGATGTGTACTGGTTCCCGCTGCTGTCCGACCAGATGTGCGACGAGCTGGTAGAGGAAATGGAGCATTACGGCCAGTGGTCAGGAGGCCGGCACGAG GACTCGAGGCTGGCGGGAGGCTACGAGAACGTGCCCACCGTGGACATCCACATGAAGCAGGTGGGCTATGAGGACCAGTGGCTGCAGCTGCTGAGGACATATGTGGGACCCATGACAGAGAGCCTGTTCCCAGGCTACCACACCAAG ACCCGGGCAGTGATGAACTTCGTGGTCCGCTACCGGCCAGACGAGCAGCCTGCTCTGCGGCCCCATCACGACTCGTCCACCTTCACTCTCAACGTGGCCCTCAACCACAAGGGCCTGGATTATGAG agtGGAGGGAAGACCTGGAGCTactccaaagaaaaagaacagagaggaaaaggcagaaaGCACATGGTAGAGCAGCGTGGGAACCGAGAAGCTTCCCTGGATCCCATTTCTCACTCTGCTGTATTGCctaggggttggggggggagccTGAGAAGGGCCAGGCACCGAGGGCTTCACTTAGATTCAGGTGAAAGCCCACCctggcctcccccagcctcttctCCCTGGCGTTTTCTCATCCCTTGA
- the PLOD3 gene encoding multifunctional procollagen lysine hydroxylase and glycosyltransferase LH3 isoform X3 → MAASGPGLRLLLGLLLLLQPPPAISASDRPRGSDPVNPEKLLVITVATAETEGYRRFLRSAEFFNYTVRTLGLGEEWRGGDVARTVGGGQKVRWLKKEMGKYADREDMVIMFVDSYDVILAGSPSELLKKFVQSGSRLLFSAEGFCWPEWGLAEQYPEVGTGKRFLNSGGFIGFAPTVHQVVRQWKYKDDDDDQLFYTRLYLDPGLREKLSLNLDHKSRIFQNLNGALDEVVLKFDRNRVRIRNVAYDTLPVVVHGNGPTKLQLNYLGNYVPNGWTPQGGCGFCGRDRRTLPGGQPPPRVLLAVFVEQPTPFLPRFLQRLFLLDYPPDRVTLFLHNNEVYHEPHIADSWPQLQDHFSAVKLVGPEEALTPGEARDMAMDTCRQDPECDFYFSLDADAVITNQQTLRILIEENRKVIAPMLSRHGKLWSNFWGALSPDEYYARSEDYVELVQRKRVGVWNVPYVAQAYMIRGETLRTELPQREVFSGSDTDPDMAFCKSLRDKGIFLHLSNQHEFGRLLATSRYDTDHLHPDLWQIFDNPLDWKEQYIHENYSRALEGEGLVEQPCPDVYWFPLLSDQMCDELVEEMEHYGQWSGGRHEDSRLAGGYENVPTVDIHMKQVGYEDQWLQLLRTYVGPMTESLFPGYHTKTRAVMNFVVRYRPDEQPALRPHHDSSTFTLNVALNHKGLDYEGGGCRFLRYDCIVSSPRKGWGLLHPGRLTHYHEGLPTTRGTRYIMVSFVDP, encoded by the exons ATGGCCGCCTCCGGCCCGGGACTCCGGCTCCTGCTGgggctcctgctgctgctgcagccGCCGCCTGCGATCTCGGCCTCCGACCGTCCCCGGGGCAGCGACCCGGTCAACCCAG AAAAGCTGCTGGTGATCACGGTGGCCACAGCCGAGACGGAAGGATACCGGCGTTTCCTGCGGTCCGCGGAGTTCTTCAACTACACAGTGCgg ACCCTGGGCCTGGGAGAGGAGTGGCGAGGGGGTGATGTGGCCCGAACGGTTGGTGGAGGACAGAAGGTCAGGTGGCTGAAGAAGGAGATGGGGAAATACGCAGACCGGGAGGATATGGTCATCATGTTTGTGGACAG CTACGACGTGATTCTGGCTGGCAGCCCCTCGGAGCTGCTGAAGAAGTTCGTCCAGAGTGGCAGCCGCCTGCTCTTCTCTGCGGAGGGCTTCTGCTGGCCCGAGTGGGGCCTGGCAGAGCAGTACCCTGAGGTGGGCACGGGGAAGCGCTTCCTCAACTCTGGTG GATTCATTGGCTTTGCCCCCACCGTCCACCAAGTCGTCCGCCAGTGGAAGTACAAGGATGACGATGATGACCAGCTGTTCTATACGCGACTCTACCTGGACCCTGGGCTTAGG GAGAAACTCAGCCTCAATCTGGATCATAAATCCCGGATCTTTCAGAACCTCAATGGGGCTTTAG ATGAGGTGGTTTTAAAGTTTGATCGGAATCGTGTGCGCATCCGGAATGTGGCCTATGACACACTTCCCGTCGTGGTCCATGGGAACGGTCCCACTAAG CTCCAGCTGAATTACCTGGGAAACTATGTCCCTAATGGCTGGACTCCCCAGGGAGGCTGTGGGTTCTGCGGCCGGGACCGGAGGACACTCCCGGGGGGGCAG CCTCCCCCCCGGGTGCTTCTGGCTGTGTTTGTAGAACAACCTACCCCGTTCCTGCCCCGCTTCCTGCAGCGGCTGTTCCTCCTGGACTACCCCCCCGACAGGGTCACCCTCTTCCTGCATAACAAT GAGGTGTACCACGAGCCCCACATTGCAGACTCCTGGCCACAGCTCCAGGACCACTTCTCAGCTGTGAAGCTGGTGGGGCCAGAGGAGGCCCTGACGCCAGGCGAGGCCAGGGACATGGCCAT GGACACTTGTCGGCAGGACCCGGAGTGCGACTTCTACTTCAGCCTGGATGCTGACGCTGTCATCACCAACCAGCAGACCCTGCGCATCCTCATCGAAGAGAACAG GAAGGTGATAGCGCCCATGCTGTCCCGGCACGGGAAGCTGTGGTCCAACTTCTGGGGAGCCCTGAGCCCCGACGAGTACTATGCCCGCTCGGAGGACTACGTGGAGCTGGTGCAGCGGAAGCGAGT GGGCGTGTGGAATGTGCCCTATGTAGCCCAGGCGTACATGATCCGTGGTGAGACCCTGAGGACAGAGCTGCCCCAGAGGGAGGTGTTCTCGGGCAGCGACACTGACCCAGACATGGCCTTCTGTAAGAGCCTGCGGGACAAG GGCATCTTCCTCCACCTCAGCAATCAGCACGAATTTGGCCGCCTCCTGGCCACTTCCCGGTATGATACCGACCATCTGCACCCTGACCTCTGGCAGATCTTCGACAACCCCCTG gACTGGAAGGAGCAGTACATTCATGAGAACTACAGCCGGGCCCTTGAAGGGGAGGGGCTTGTGGAGCAG CCGTGCCCAGATGTGTACTGGTTCCCGCTGCTGTCCGACCAGATGTGCGACGAGCTGGTAGAGGAAATGGAGCATTACGGCCAGTGGTCAGGAGGCCGGCACGAG GACTCGAGGCTGGCGGGAGGCTACGAGAACGTGCCCACCGTGGACATCCACATGAAGCAGGTGGGCTATGAGGACCAGTGGCTGCAGCTGCTGAGGACATATGTGGGACCCATGACAGAGAGCCTGTTCCCAGGCTACCACACCAAG ACCCGGGCAGTGATGAACTTCGTGGTCCGCTACCGGCCAGACGAGCAGCCTGCTCTGCGGCCCCATCACGACTCGTCCACCTTCACTCTCAACGTGGCCCTCAACCACAAGGGCCTGGATTATGAG GGAGGCGGCTGTCGCTTCTTGCGCTATGACTGCATCGTCTCGTCCCCGCGGAAGGGCTGGGGCCTCCTGCACCCCGGCCGCCTCACCCACTACCACGAGGGGCTGCCCACTACTCGGGGCACTCGCTACATCATGGTGTCCTTTGTCGACCCGTGA